One part of the Vicia villosa cultivar HV-30 ecotype Madison, WI linkage group LG6, Vvil1.0, whole genome shotgun sequence genome encodes these proteins:
- the LOC131614528 gene encoding uncharacterized protein LOC131614528 codes for MEDQDGSHDDIPGLLHDIYGDRAEAHGVDEGPNDEARTFYSLIKEAEQELYPGCKDFSSLSFTIRLYLLKCLHGWSNTSFTALLELLKEAMPDLNIPESFYKTKAMISGLGLDYKKIDACPNDCMLFWKEHEKDNSCTICEASRWKQNAATEGCESEQPKNDCRVPAKVLRHFPLIPRLQRLFMCSKTAESMRWHEEERSKDGKLRHPADGKAWKDFDELHPDFSSESRNVTLGLTSDGFNPFRTMSLSHSTWPVLMMVYNTPPWLSMKPEYTMLSLLIPGPKSPGNDIDVYLQPLIEELKELWESGIETYDSSMNQTFQMRAALLWTISDYPAYAMLSGWSTKGKLACACCKSNTNSLYLKHSHKMCYMDHRTFLPRTHSWRDDVKSFNGEEEHRTAPSMLNGLKFLNS; via the coding sequence ATGGAAGATCAAGATGGATCACATGATGACATTCCTGGCTTATTGCATGACATATATGGAGATAGGGCAGAAGCACACGGAGTTGATGAAGGTCCCAATGACGAGGCTAGAACATTTTACAGTTTGATTAAAGAGGCGGAACAAGAACTGTACCCTGGATGCAAAGACTTCTCTTCGTTATCATTCACGATTCGACTCTACCTGTTGAAATGTCTCCACGGCTGGAGCAATACGTCATTCACTGCCCTATTAGAATTATTGAAAGAAGCAATGCCTGATTTGAACATTCCGGAATCATtttacaagacaaaagccatgatAAGTGGTTTAGGCCTTGATTATAAGAAGATAGATGCATGCCCAAATGATTGCATGCTATTTTGGAAGGAGCATGAAAAGGACAATTCTTGCACTATTTGTGAAGCTTCACGGTGGAAACAAAATGCTGCAACTGAAGGATGCGAGTCTGAGCAACCCAAAAATGACTGTAGAGTTCCTGCAAAAGTTTTGAGGCACTTTCCGTTGATTCCTAGACTACAAAGGTTGTTCATGTGTTCAAAGACAGCTGAGTCAATGAGATGGCATGAAGAAGAGCGCTCAAAGGATGGAAAATTGAGGCATCCTGCTGACGGTAAAGCGTGGAAGGACTTTGATGAGCTCCATCCAGATTTTTCTAGTGAGTCCCGCAATGTAACACTTGGCTTAACGAGTGATGGGTTTAATCCATTTAGGACCATGAGCTTATCTCATAGTACATGGCCTGTCTTGATGATGGTATACAACACACCACCTTGGCTGTCCATGAAACCTGAATATACAATGTTGTCATTGTTGATTCCTGGACCAAAATCTCCAGGCAACGATATCGATGTTTACCTCCAACCACTGATAGAGGAGCTAAAGGAGTTATGGGAATCCGGCATAGAGACATATGATTCTTCAAtgaatcaaacttttcaaatgCGTGCAGCTCTTCTGTGGACAATTAGTGACTACCCTGCTTATGCTATGTTGTCGGGATGGAGCACCAAAGGAAAATTGGCGTGTGCTTGTTGTAAATCTAACACCAATTCGTTATACCTCAAACACAGTCATAAGATGTGTTATATGGACCACCGTACCTTTTTACCAAGAACTCATTCTTGGAGAGACGATGTCAAATCATTTAACGGAGAAGAAGAACATAGAACTGCACCATCCATGTTAAACGGGCTGAAATTCTTGAACTCTTAA